The Plectropomus leopardus isolate mb chromosome 22, YSFRI_Pleo_2.0, whole genome shotgun sequence genome includes a window with the following:
- the tnnt2e gene encoding troponin T2e, cardiac: MSAEEEVVEEIQEEEEETQQEEVEVEAPAPEVEEPAGEDDSKPKHKAFAPAIAVPKIPEGDKVDFDDIHRKRQEKDLTELQSLIEAHFIQRKKDEEELIALVNRIEKRRAERAEQQRIRAELEKERQARVAEEKERKEQEEARKKQDEDAKKKKALTNMTQQYGGVQQRQDGKKGAKKQTEREKKKKILAERRKPLNIDHLSEDKVKEKASELWQWLMTLEAEKFDLSEKLKRQKYDINVLQTRINEQQKFAKGRGKGKGRLR; the protein is encoded by the exons ATGTCTGCAGAGGAAGAGGTAGTCGAGGAGATACA ggaGGAAG AGGAAGAAACCCAGCAAGAGGAAG ttgaagttgaagCTCCTGCGCCTGAAGTCGAAG AGCCTGCAGGAGAAG ATGACTCCAAACCCAAACACAA GGCGTTTGCTCCAGCTATAGCTGTGCCAAAGATACCAGAGGGAGATAAAGTCGACTTTGAT GACATCCACAGGAAGCGACAGGAGAAGGATCTGACCGAGCTGCAGTCTCTGATTGAGGCCCACTTCATTCAGAGGAAGAAGGACGAGGAGGAGCTCATCGCTCTCGTTAACAGGATC GAGAAGCGTCGTGCTGAGAGGGCTGAACAGCAGAGGATCCGTGCTGAGCTGGAGAAGGAGAGGCAGGCTCGTGTTGCT gaagaaaaggagagaaaggagcAAGAGGAGGCACGTAAGAAGCAGGATGAGGACGCCAAGAAGAAAAAGGCTCTGACAAACATGACTCAGCAGTATGGTGGCGTCCAACAGAGG CAAGATGGAAAGAAGGGAGCTaagaagcagacagagagagagaagaaaaagaagatcctggcagagaggaggaagccTCTCAACATCGACCATCTCAGTGAGGACAAAGTTAA AGAGAAGGCCAGTGAGCTGTGGCAGTGGCTGATGACACTGGAGGCCGAGAAGTTTGACCTAAGCGAGAAactgaagagacagaaatacGAT ATCAATGTACTCCAGACCCGAATCAATGAACAGCAGAAGTT